A single region of the Leptotrichia sp. oral taxon 215 str. W9775 genome encodes:
- a CDS encoding NusG domain II-containing protein: protein MSNTISDRIFKDTSEKKMLNKFDILYVLFIVFLSFFLIFFGIFFVKKTGNRAIVKYNNKEIMAIGLNKNQTITLKKKQYPLLLDDMVIEVRDKKIAVTKEKSPYNYCSMAGFTNESTRPIICQPNKVVILIEDVENINKKDIDAEVH, encoded by the coding sequence ATGTCAAATACAATTTCAGATAGAATTTTTAAGGATACGTCAGAAAAGAAAATGTTAAATAAATTTGATATACTGTATGTGCTATTTATAGTTTTTTTATCATTTTTTCTAATTTTTTTTGGTATTTTCTTTGTGAAAAAAACTGGAAACAGGGCAATTGTAAAATATAATAATAAAGAAATAATGGCGATAGGATTAAATAAAAACCAGACAATAACACTAAAGAAGAAACAGTATCCCCTGTTACTTGATGACATGGTAATAGAAGTCAGGGATAAAAAAATAGCAGTAACAAAGGAAAAATCCCCTTATAACTACTGTTCTATGGCAGGGTTTACAAATGAAAGTACGAGACCGATAATATGTCAGCCTAATAAAGTTGTAATATTGATAGAAGATGTGGAAAATATCAACAAAAAGGATATTGATGCGGAGGTTCATTAA
- a CDS encoding Gx transporter family protein, protein MEITGKKENCDEILKNDKIFENKNIVESDQELRKALLISVFLSLSIILQIAESFIFIPLFLPGIKLGLANIVTVIVLYVYGIKEAGKIGIMRIFLAGILRNGLGMNFMFSLVGILCSLIASSFLKKTGKFSVMGVSIAGANFHMIGQIIVASAIYRTNLLYVSYLPYMLLISLFTGMLTGYFAEKILERVDFKSF, encoded by the coding sequence TTGGAAATAACAGGTAAAAAGGAAAATTGTGATGAAATATTAAAGAATGATAAGATATTTGAAAATAAAAATATAGTTGAATCGGATCAGGAATTGAGAAAAGCACTTTTAATATCGGTATTTCTCAGTTTAAGCATAATATTACAGATAGCTGAAAGTTTTATATTTATTCCTCTATTTTTACCTGGAATAAAGCTGGGACTTGCGAATATAGTAACAGTGATAGTCCTTTATGTATATGGAATAAAGGAAGCAGGTAAGATAGGAATAATGAGGATATTTCTTGCAGGAATATTGAGAAATGGACTTGGGATGAATTTTATGTTTTCATTAGTCGGGATATTATGTTCATTAATTGCATCAAGTTTCTTAAAAAAAACAGGAAAATTTTCTGTAATGGGGGTAAGTATTGCAGGAGCAAATTTCCATATGATAGGACAGATAATAGTAGCATCAGCTATTTATAGGACAAATTTACTTTATGTAAGCTATTTACCGTATATGCTGTTAATATCATTGTTTACTGGAATGTTAACAGGGTATTTTGCTGAAAAAATATTGGAAAGAGTAGATTTTAAAAGTTTTTGA
- the rpsT gene encoding 30S ribosomal protein S20 — protein MAHSKSSKKRVFIGERNAARNKSIKSRVKTFVKKVLIAVEAKNVDEAKAALQVAYKELDKAVTKGVLKKNTASRKKSRLTLKVNALAN, from the coding sequence ATGGCACACTCAAAATCATCTAAAAAAAGAGTATTTATCGGAGAAAGAAACGCTGCTAGAAATAAATCAATAAAGAGTAGAGTTAAAACATTCGTGAAAAAAGTTCTTATTGCTGTTGAAGCTAAAAATGTCGACGAAGCTAAAGCAGCATTACAAGTTGCGTACAAAGAATTAGATAAGGCAGTAACTAAAGGTGTTCTTAAGAAAAATACTGCATCAAGAAAAAAATCTAGACTTACATTAAAAGTTAATGCATTAGCAAACTAA
- a CDS encoding DKNYY domain-containing protein, translating to MKVNNQKNADIMIKAAGLSAIILIFLCLLLIIYVAMFKSGTTELQYNSEEYGNSVFYKNKDKIYALVYGNGLLEVEGVDIPTFKVFEEDNNGNVAYDKNRVYFGNIAVSDLDTNKLYYVGNNYYSDGTNSYFCSTSVETYEELSARSINIKNISHFLFKTKRPQYYFYPYKKLETNKRLEKVEELKNAATDGKEVYYAGEKLVNADINTIKTIEDSLFYFADKENVYYKSKLLSFKNNGKLKVFHENDYNVYYLYDEESKNVYANDYLFDTANAPYKVVGIDGTHHFSLLFISKNGVYFYDPLKRKQERIGDNIFKGEIKEIYPDIFSDDENVYYLDVYEDWAKRSGNNPFSLLKGPFNGQLISRNTRIRYLDKKTAWENDWKKVADINFDRDGSIWKKGNKYYYFDIYGFNQNINRTIYEIVDKEVLDYLLNFSNLKDIYTINLPDKIRDFISKKKLIAFNGEVKMTATIYFHEDPYAYSIPKIIFISIFFLFGLYARYRFDIANFLKKRKKSKFSKK from the coding sequence ATGAAAGTGAATAATCAAAAAAATGCTGATATAATGATAAAAGCTGCTGGACTTTCAGCAATAATACTTATTTTCTTGTGTTTATTACTTATAATTTATGTTGCCATGTTCAAGAGTGGTACTACCGAACTTCAATATAATAGTGAAGAATATGGAAACAGTGTATTCTACAAGAATAAAGATAAAATCTATGCTTTAGTTTATGGGAATGGATTATTAGAAGTTGAAGGAGTAGATATTCCTACTTTTAAAGTCTTTGAAGAAGATAATAATGGAAATGTAGCTTATGATAAAAATAGAGTTTATTTTGGAAATATTGCAGTTTCAGATTTAGACACAAATAAATTGTATTATGTAGGGAATAATTATTATAGTGATGGGACTAATAGTTATTTTTGCTCAACATCTGTTGAAACATATGAAGAATTGTCAGCACGAAGTATAAATATAAAAAATATATCTCACTTCTTGTTTAAAACAAAAAGACCTCAATACTATTTTTATCCATATAAAAAATTAGAGACTAATAAAAGATTGGAAAAAGTGGAAGAATTAAAAAATGCTGCAACTGATGGGAAAGAAGTATATTATGCCGGCGAAAAGCTAGTTAATGCAGACATCAATACAATAAAAACAATTGAAGATAGCTTATTTTACTTTGCTGATAAAGAAAATGTTTATTATAAATCTAAACTTTTATCATTTAAAAATAACGGAAAATTAAAAGTATTTCATGAGAATGATTACAATGTCTACTATCTTTATGATGAGGAAAGTAAGAATGTTTATGCAAATGACTATCTTTTTGATACCGCAAATGCTCCCTATAAAGTTGTTGGAATTGATGGAACTCATCATTTTAGTTTACTTTTTATAAGTAAGAATGGAGTTTATTTTTATGACCCACTTAAGAGAAAACAAGAAAGAATAGGGGATAATATTTTTAAAGGTGAAATTAAAGAAATTTATCCAGATATATTTTCTGATGATGAAAATGTTTACTATTTAGATGTCTATGAAGACTGGGCAAAAAGGTCAGGTAATAATCCTTTTTCATTATTAAAAGGTCCTTTTAATGGCCAACTAATATCAAGAAACACTAGAATACGTTATCTTGATAAAAAAACTGCTTGGGAAAATGATTGGAAAAAAGTAGCTGATATCAATTTTGATAGGGATGGAAGTATATGGAAAAAAGGAAATAAATATTACTATTTTGATATTTATGGTTTTAATCAAAATATAAATAGAACTATTTATGAAATTGTTGATAAAGAAGTTCTTGACTATTTATTGAATTTTTCAAACTTAAAAGATATCTATACTATAAACTTACCAGATAAAATAAGAGATTTTATATCTAAAAAAAAATTAATAGCCTTTAATGGTGAAGTTAAAATGACCGCTACTATCTATTTCCATGAAGATCCTTATGCTTATAGTATTCCAAAAATTATTTTTATTTCTATTTTCTTTTTATTTGGATTATATGCAAGATATAGATTTGATATTGCAAACTTTTTAAAAAAACGAAAAAAATCTAAATTTTCCAAGAAATAA
- a CDS encoding GNAT family N-acetyltransferase, with product MNAEINISNVILETDRLILRAWEITDLDDFFEYASVEGVGEKAGWEHHKSKDKSLEILKMFIEEKKVFAIVLKENQKVIGSIGIEELSEELDKDLDNLVGRELGYVLNKDYWNKGIMTEAVSKVVDYCFNTLKLNFLMASYFNHNIASKKVLENLNFKFYKDIIIKTGYNNIKEKSTLMLLKNN from the coding sequence ATGAATGCAGAAATTAATATAAGTAATGTTATACTGGAAACAGATAGATTAATCCTTCGTGCCTGGGAAATTACAGATTTAGATGATTTCTTTGAATACGCTTCAGTTGAGGGAGTTGGAGAAAAAGCAGGTTGGGAACATCATAAAAGTAAAGATAAAAGTTTAGAGATCCTTAAAATGTTTATAGAGGAGAAAAAAGTTTTTGCTATTGTTCTAAAAGAAAATCAGAAAGTTATAGGTTCTATTGGTATAGAAGAACTTAGTGAAGAATTAGATAAAGATTTAGATAATCTAGTTGGAAGAGAATTAGGCTATGTCTTGAACAAAGATTATTGGAACAAAGGAATAATGACGGAAGCTGTTTCAAAAGTTGTTGACTATTGCTTTAATACATTAAAATTAAATTTCCTGATGGCCTCATACTTTAATCATAATATTGCATCAAAAAAGGTTCTGGAAAATTTAAATTTCAAATTCTATAAAGATATTATTATAAAAACAGGATATAATAATATCAAAGAAAAATCTACTTTAATGCTTTTAAAAAATAATTAG
- a CDS encoding DKNYY domain-containing protein, which translates to MKLEDFEEEFDFKKKKSDFDEDFKFKKKRSSDTLFIIKVISVALIVFSFLFSFLIMRKIGGSEYEIEEKGYKYGRSQFIKYQGKISVPVPSGGRYFLENVDISSFSEVDSGDVSDRSTLVVGMDKNHVYCGNISLSDLNPNKLEIIGNGYYTDGTNTYFCSPFSERNEKLSVPMELFQYFMYAFSKTKKPQRYIYPYIKIKTDKKLEPVKIYQYFATDGEKVYYKGEILENADLNTLKSVDRNNEYFTDKENVYYKSKLLPIKNSGKLKIVSTEQGNEFLYDEVNGYVFMGTYSFDRGKAPYKVLGNEGNHLNSLVFVNNEGVYYYDTKSKKQKRAGDNIFIGNIEEISPNVFTDDENIYYFHAYSIWSKRKGGGGGLASRNTEIYYLDKKEGWKKISDVGSGVYGSVWQKGDKYYYFDNLGISQLIDNAIYEITDMGTLEELRSSQNDRVIKELIEDEKLIKVEGEKKIKIVEKYKGSWDYFMIFFTLCIFIVPTIFNTCKKIISRRIDNEAGRF; encoded by the coding sequence ATGAAACTGGAGGACTTTGAAGAAGAGTTTGATTTTAAAAAGAAAAAAAGTGACTTTGATGAGGATTTTAAATTTAAGAAGAAAAGAAGTTCTGATACTTTATTTATAATTAAAGTTATTTCTGTTGCACTTATAGTATTTTCTTTTCTGTTTTCTTTTCTGATAATGAGGAAAATAGGCGGTTCAGAGTATGAAATAGAAGAAAAGGGGTATAAATATGGGAGAAGCCAATTCATAAAATATCAGGGAAAAATTTCAGTTCCTGTTCCCAGTGGAGGAAGATATTTTTTAGAAAATGTTGATATTAGTTCATTTAGTGAAGTAGATTCAGGAGATGTATCGGATAGAAGTACATTAGTGGTTGGAATGGATAAAAATCATGTTTACTGTGGAAATATTTCTCTTTCTGACCTAAATCCAAATAAGCTTGAAATTATAGGAAATGGCTATTATACAGACGGAACAAATACTTATTTCTGCTCGCCATTTTCTGAGAGAAATGAAAAATTATCTGTTCCAATGGAGCTGTTTCAGTATTTTATGTATGCTTTTTCAAAAACTAAAAAGCCACAGAGGTACATTTATCCCTATATAAAAATAAAAACTGACAAAAAGCTGGAACCAGTCAAAATTTACCAATATTTTGCAACAGATGGAGAGAAGGTCTATTATAAGGGAGAAATCCTGGAAAATGCTGATTTAAATACATTAAAAAGTGTTGATAGAAACAATGAATATTTTACTGATAAAGAAAATGTCTACTATAAGTCAAAACTTCTGCCAATTAAAAACAGCGGAAAGTTAAAGATTGTTTCAACTGAACAGGGGAATGAATTTCTTTATGATGAGGTAAATGGATATGTTTTTATGGGAACTTATTCTTTTGATAGAGGAAAAGCACCTTACAAAGTTCTTGGAAATGAAGGAAATCATTTAAATAGTTTAGTTTTTGTAAATAATGAAGGTGTTTACTATTATGACACAAAATCAAAGAAACAGAAAAGGGCGGGAGATAATATCTTTATTGGGAATATTGAAGAAATAAGTCCTAATGTCTTTACCGATGATGAGAATATATATTATTTTCATGCTTATAGCATATGGAGTAAACGTAAAGGTGGAGGAGGAGGTTTAGCTTCAAGAAATACAGAGATATATTATTTAGATAAAAAAGAAGGCTGGAAAAAAATTTCAGATGTAGGAAGTGGAGTTTATGGAAGTGTCTGGCAGAAAGGTGATAAATATTATTACTTTGATAATTTAGGAATTTCTCAATTAATAGACAATGCCATTTATGAAATAACTGATATGGGAACATTGGAAGAACTTCGTTCTTCTCAAAATGATAGAGTAATAAAAGAACTTATTGAAGATGAAAAATTGATAAAAGTTGAAGGAGAGAAAAAAATAAAAATAGTAGAAAAATATAAAGGAAGCTGGGATTATTTTATGATATTTTTTACACTATGTATTTTTATTGTTCCTACTATTTTTAATACATGTAAAAAGATTATATCTAGGAGGATAGATAATGAAGCCGGAAGATTTTGA
- a CDS encoding DKNYY domain-containing protein: protein MKPEDFDEDFNFKRKRTSDILFILKIIGIMLIVFIIFSFSLSIKKLGGSDLEIEEKGEKYGKSWFIKYQGKISVPIPSGGRYFLENVDINSFRALDSQDRSTLMVGMDKNHVYCGNISLPDLNPGKLEIIGNGYYTDGTNTYFCSPNPERNEKLPDIMEFLQSLVYSYLNTKRPQSYIYPYTKIENEKKLQAVKDLYLAATDGEKVYYKGKVLENADLKTLKRVDMYTEYLADKENVYYKSKLLPIKNNGRLKVVSLEQGEKFLYDEMNGYVFKEDYFFDRKKSPYKALGNKGNHMYNMIFVNNEGIYYYDNEEKKEKRAGDNIFIGKLEEVSPNIFTDDENIYYFNGHEVRERYKKTSRNTEIYYLDKKVNWKKLADIEDGVYGSVWQKGDKYYYFNNLGIIDNAIYEIADKETLEYLINNSGNENRIKEFIENGKLIQTIGEKKVEIAVEDKKMPDNEKMWFLAALAVVFVVVIILRIKENQ from the coding sequence ATGAAGCCGGAAGATTTTGATGAAGACTTTAATTTTAAGAGGAAAAGAACATCAGATATTTTATTTATACTTAAAATTATCGGAATTATGCTTATAGTCTTTATAATTTTTTCATTTTCGCTTTCTATTAAGAAATTGGGAGGATCAGATTTAGAAATAGAGGAAAAAGGTGAAAAATATGGAAAAAGCTGGTTTATAAAATATCAGGGGAAAATTTCTGTTCCTATACCTAGTGGTGGAAGATATTTTTTAGAAAATGTTGATATTAATTCATTTAGGGCATTGGATTCTCAAGATAGAAGTACGCTAATGGTTGGAATGGATAAAAATCATGTTTACTGTGGAAATATTTCTCTTCCTGACCTGAATCCAGGTAAACTTGAAATAATAGGAAATGGCTATTATACAGATGGTACAAATACTTATTTCTGTTCACCTAATCCTGAAAGAAATGAAAAGTTACCGGATATAATGGAATTTTTACAGTCTCTTGTATATTCCTATTTAAATACTAAAAGACCACAGAGTTATATTTATCCTTATACAAAAATTGAGAATGAGAAAAAATTGCAGGCAGTTAAAGATTTATATCTTGCTGCAACAGATGGAGAAAAAGTCTATTATAAAGGAAAAGTTTTAGAAAATGCAGATTTAAAGACTTTAAAAAGAGTTGATATGTATACAGAATATTTGGCAGATAAAGAAAATGTATACTATAAGTCAAAGCTGCTGCCAATTAAAAATAATGGAAGGCTTAAGGTCGTTTCCCTTGAACAGGGAGAAAAATTTCTTTATGATGAAATGAATGGTTACGTATTTAAGGAAGATTATTTTTTTGATAGGAAGAAGTCGCCTTATAAGGCATTAGGAAATAAAGGAAACCACATGTATAACATGATTTTTGTCAATAATGAAGGTATATATTATTATGATAATGAGGAAAAGAAAGAGAAAAGAGCAGGAGATAATATTTTTATTGGGAAGCTTGAAGAAGTGAGTCCTAATATTTTTACGGATGATGAGAATATTTACTATTTTAATGGTCATGAAGTACGGGAAAGGTATAAAAAAACTTCAAGAAATACAGAAATTTATTATTTAGATAAGAAAGTTAACTGGAAAAAACTTGCAGACATAGAAGATGGAGTTTATGGAAGTGTCTGGCAGAAAGGTGACAAATATTATTATTTTAATAATTTAGGAATAATAGATAATGCCATCTATGAAATAGCCGATAAGGAGACATTGGAATATCTGATAAATAATTCAGGAAATGAGAACAGGATAAAAGAATTTATTGAAAATGGTAAATTAATACAAACTATTGGAGAGAAAAAAGTTGAAATTGCAGTAGAAGATAAAAAAATGCCGGATAATGAGAAAATGTGGTTTTTAGCAGCTCTTGCAGTAGTTTTTGTTGTGGTAATTATTTTAAGGATTAAAGAAAACCAATGA
- a CDS encoding DKNYY domain-containing protein — protein MKRNDEDFFQFEKKKNGTRLLKKVTITFIVIFLIFNFLAFISIFTMKSYYDFSKEVFNNGQKYEKSIYIKYKNKIYANIYGEAYQLKNVDIESFKVIDSTDYSDSYIAVDKNSVYFGNIPAPYLNPEKFEVIGNGYYTDGKNNYFCQRYSEKNEKLSKFEYIKYFLLMGNRPQRYIYPFKKVEMNRSLQVIKDIDFFTTDGKKVYYKGEILENADINTFGVVDSNNEYFFDKENVYYKTKILPVKNSGNLEIVSIDQGHNFLYDKKNGYVFLEDYSFDMEKAPYRVLGNKGNHTYDLLFVNNEGVYFYDNQAKKQKRAGDNIFAGKIEEVNPNVFTDDKNIYYLQSYDVKRKKKNKGSYADILVSKNIGVFYLGEKKNWEKIKDIDSGIIGQVWKENDKYYYFDNLGEHQIVDDVIYEISDEGTLQELLNSENISSDKIREIINNKKLLPIRGKEILTAAVKYKRSYKAEIFLTVFLTIFFVGKHFVLKKFKKLENMKDETDYYEL, from the coding sequence ATGAAAAGAAATGATGAGGATTTTTTCCAATTTGAAAAGAAAAAGAATGGGACAAGACTCTTAAAAAAAGTAACAATAACATTTATTGTAATATTTCTAATTTTTAATTTTCTTGCTTTCATTTCCATATTTACAATGAAATCATATTATGATTTTAGCAAAGAAGTTTTTAATAATGGTCAAAAATATGAAAAAAGCATATACATTAAATATAAAAATAAAATATATGCCAATATATATGGAGAGGCCTATCAGCTAAAGAATGTTGATATAGAAAGTTTTAAAGTGATTGATTCGACAGATTATTCTGACAGTTATATAGCGGTAGATAAAAATTCTGTATATTTTGGAAATATTCCAGCTCCATATTTAAACCCGGAAAAATTTGAAGTTATAGGAAATGGGTATTATACAGATGGAAAAAATAACTATTTTTGTCAAAGGTATTCTGAAAAAAATGAAAAATTAAGTAAATTTGAGTATATAAAATATTTTCTGTTAATGGGAAATAGGCCACAGCGATATATTTATCCTTTTAAAAAAGTAGAAATGAATAGAAGTTTACAAGTAATTAAAGATATAGATTTTTTTACAACTGATGGGAAAAAAGTATACTATAAGGGAGAAATTTTAGAAAATGCAGATATAAATACTTTTGGAGTTGTAGATAGTAATAATGAATATTTTTTTGATAAGGAAAATGTATATTATAAGACAAAAATACTGCCAGTTAAAAATAGTGGAAATCTGGAAATTGTTTCTATTGACCAGGGACATAATTTTCTTTATGATAAAAAGAATGGATATGTATTTCTGGAGGATTATTCGTTTGATATGGAAAAGGCACCTTATAGGGTATTGGGAAATAAAGGGAATCATACATATGACCTGCTTTTTGTAAATAATGAAGGTGTGTATTTTTATGATAATCAAGCAAAAAAGCAGAAAAGGGCAGGGGATAATATCTTTGCCGGAAAGATTGAAGAAGTGAACCCTAATGTTTTTACTGATGATAAGAATATTTATTATCTTCAGTCTTATGATGTAAAAAGAAAAAAGAAAAATAAAGGCAGTTATGCAGATATTTTAGTTTCAAAAAATATAGGAGTTTTTTATCTTGGTGAAAAGAAAAACTGGGAAAAAATAAAAGATATTGATTCAGGAATAATAGGTCAAGTTTGGAAGGAAAATGATAAATATTATTATTTTGATAACTTAGGAGAGCATCAAATTGTAGATGATGTTATTTATGAAATAAGTGATGAAGGAACTCTTCAGGAACTATTGAATTCAGAAAATATAAGTTCAGATAAAATAAGAGAAATTATTAATAATAAAAAATTATTACCTATTAGAGGAAAAGAAATTCTTACTGCTGCTGTAAAATATAAGAGAAGTTATAAGGCGGAGATATTCTTAACAGTTTTTCTTACAATTTTTTTTGTAGGTAAACATTTTGTTTTAAAAAAGTTTAAGAAATTAGAAAATATGAAAGATGAAACAGATTATTACGAATTATAG
- a CDS encoding DUF6162 family protein codes for MRKIVTEKLKPASAKKENIYLGITVIFLILTAFLLIKMRKPKVIEQKIESGQISSYTEFSSIEAGIYSDLINFVSEIKMKGNEEKLPTIKQLEDELIPPFTKDITWEERGRITWERIDREKATYYVGLCENVMTSGNFIVIVDNANRENIKILFIKTHLHKDEVEFAIDENFPGWQEIVPYTGENEKQKIEGKGDTE; via the coding sequence GTGAGGAAAATAGTCACAGAAAAACTTAAGCCCGCAAGTGCAAAAAAGGAAAATATATATTTAGGAATAACGGTTATATTTTTAATTTTGACTGCTTTTCTGCTAATTAAAATGAGGAAACCAAAAGTAATAGAACAGAAAATAGAATCAGGACAGATAAGTTCCTATACAGAATTTTCAAGTATTGAAGCGGGAATTTATTCGGATTTGATAAATTTTGTAAGTGAAATAAAAATGAAGGGAAATGAAGAGAAACTTCCAACGATAAAACAGCTGGAAGATGAACTTATACCCCCATTTACAAAGGATATTACGTGGGAGGAAAGAGGGAGAATCACATGGGAAAGAATTGACAGGGAAAAAGCCACATATTATGTCGGACTATGTGAAAATGTCATGACAAGTGGAAATTTTATTGTAATAGTAGATAATGCAAACAGGGAAAATATAAAAATATTATTTATAAAAACCCATTTACACAAAGATGAAGTAGAATTTGCCATTGATGAGAATTTTCCTGGGTGGCAGGAAATAGTTCCATACACTGGTGAAAATGAAAAACAGAAAATTGAAGGGAAAGGTGATACAGAATGA
- a CDS encoding metal ABC transporter solute-binding protein, Zn/Mn family, with the protein MKKFFLIVSMILINIISFGKLRVGVTLQPYYSFVANIVGDKMEVVPAIRGDIYDVHNYTAKPEDIKKMSTLNILVVNGIGHDQFIYGIIKSARMEGKVKIINANKGVSLMPVSGMRTNTRIMNPHSFISVTSSIQQVYTIARELGVIDPANKAYYSKNAQVYAQKLRNMKAAAINKVNHLKNLNMKVATAHAGYDYLLSEFGLRVKAVIEPAHGIEPSASDIKAMIDIIKRDKIDVFFVDAQSPNKYAATIQKATGVRVRTLSHMSRGPYTKDGFEKFMKYNLDSLTNAMLEVGKSRGR; encoded by the coding sequence ATGAAAAAATTTTTCTTAATTGTTTCAATGATACTAATAAACATAATTTCTTTTGGGAAATTGAGGGTTGGAGTGACGTTACAGCCATATTACAGCTTTGTAGCAAATATTGTTGGAGATAAAATGGAAGTTGTTCCTGCAATAAGAGGTGATATTTATGATGTTCATAATTATACGGCAAAACCGGAAGATATAAAAAAGATGTCTACATTAAATATTCTTGTTGTAAATGGAATAGGTCATGACCAGTTTATATATGGAATAATAAAATCTGCTAGAATGGAAGGAAAAGTAAAAATAATTAATGCAAATAAAGGGGTTTCCCTAATGCCTGTTTCAGGAATGAGAACAAATACCAGAATAATGAATCCGCATTCATTTATATCGGTAACTTCTTCGATTCAGCAGGTATACACTATTGCAAGGGAACTTGGTGTGATAGATCCTGCAAATAAAGCTTATTATAGTAAAAATGCACAGGTATATGCCCAAAAATTGAGAAATATGAAGGCTGCAGCCATAAATAAGGTAAATCACCTGAAAAATTTAAATATGAAAGTGGCAACAGCACATGCAGGATACGATTATCTCCTATCTGAATTTGGATTAAGGGTAAAGGCTGTAATAGAACCTGCCCATGGAATTGAGCCAAGTGCTTCAGATATAAAGGCAATGATAGATATTATAAAAAGAGATAAGATAGATGTGTTTTTTGTGGATGCACAAAGCCCAAACAAGTATGCGGCAACTATTCAGAAAGCTACAGGTGTAAGAGTGAGAACACTTTCCCACATGAGCAGGGGGCCATATACAAAGGATGGATTTGAAAAGTTCATGAAATATAATCTGGACTCTTTGACAAATGCAATGCTGGAAGTTGGAAAATCAAGAGGAAGATAG
- a CDS encoding metal ABC transporter ATP-binding protein yields the protein MPGILIEIKDLELTLSNTKILDKINMTIEPGKIHCLIGPNGGGKTSLLKCILGQVPYNGEIFISYDNTKTIGYVPQSLDFDKTLPITVEDFLSIVYQKKPCFLGVSGKYRKVLEDLLKRMGMYEKRKRLIGNLSGGEKQRLLLAQAIYPEPDLLILDEPFTGIDKLGEDYFKSIIRDLKNKGVTILWVHHNLKQVIEMADTVTCIKKEIQFSGDPKKILDEEKILTAFS from the coding sequence ATGCCAGGTATATTAATTGAAATAAAAGATTTAGAATTAACATTATCAAATACAAAAATACTGGATAAAATAAATATGACAATAGAGCCTGGGAAAATACACTGTCTTATAGGGCCTAACGGAGGAGGAAAAACTTCTTTGCTTAAATGTATACTGGGTCAAGTTCCTTATAATGGAGAAATATTTATTTCGTATGATAATACTAAAACAATTGGATATGTACCGCAATCACTGGATTTTGACAAGACATTGCCGATAACGGTGGAAGATTTTCTTTCAATTGTTTATCAGAAAAAACCTTGCTTTTTAGGAGTTTCAGGAAAATATAGGAAAGTACTGGAAGATTTGCTGAAAAGAATGGGAATGTATGAAAAAAGAAAAAGACTGATAGGAAATCTATCCGGCGGAGAAAAACAGAGGCTTCTTTTGGCTCAGGCAATATATCCGGAACCTGATTTGCTTATACTTGATGAACCATTTACAGGAATTGACAAATTAGGTGAAGATTATTTTAAAAGTATAATAAGAGATTTGAAAAATAAAGGGGTAACAATTTTGTGGGTGCATCATAATCTGAAACAGGTAATAGAAATGGCGGACACTGTAACATGTATAAAAAAGGAAATTCAATTTTCGGGTGATCCTAAAAAAATTCTGGATGAAGAAAAAATTCTGACTGCATTTTCATAA